The Bradyrhizobium sp. WBAH42 genome includes a window with the following:
- a CDS encoding RidA family protein — MSSINKPGGNYLPVIIHDGIAYVSGQLPRRGEDLLYAGKVGAGVDIAAAQEAAALCADLCIAAINHATGGEDRIVQVLQVAGYVASAPGFTQQSQVMNGASDRLIERLGDRGRHTRTSVGVAELPRGAPVELSMIAAVRP; from the coding sequence ATGAGCAGCATCAACAAGCCCGGCGGCAACTATCTGCCGGTGATCATCCATGATGGAATTGCCTATGTCAGCGGTCAGCTGCCCCGTCGCGGCGAGGACCTGCTGTATGCGGGCAAGGTCGGCGCTGGCGTCGATATCGCGGCCGCGCAGGAGGCTGCGGCGCTCTGCGCCGATCTCTGCATTGCGGCGATCAACCACGCAACGGGCGGCGAGGACAGGATCGTCCAGGTCTTGCAAGTCGCTGGATATGTTGCTTCAGCGCCCGGATTTACCCAGCAGTCGCAAGTCATGAACGGTGCCTCCGACCGGCTGATCGAACGTCTCGGCGATCGCGGCCGTCACACGCGGACGTCCGTCGGCGTCGCCGAGTTGCCGCGGGGAGCGCCGGTCGAGCTGAGCATGATTGCCGCCGTTCGGCCGTAG